The Carbonactinospora thermoautotrophica sequence CCTCGGCGGCTGATGAGTTTCCGGTTCGCCGGGTGACGTTTCGCCGTCTACCTGGCCTGGGTACTTGCGCGGACAGCCGTCCCCGCTGTGGACTACGGCCCACACCCCCGGAAGTCGGGGGCCGAAAGCTGGAGGTCAATCGGTGAGCGCGACCGCGGACCACGCGGACGAACTGCCCAATCCCGCAGCCCGTCTAGGGCTTCAGCCCGGACAGGTGGTCCAGGAGCTCGGGTACGACGAGGACTGTGACGAGGAGCTCCGCGAGGCGATCGAGGAGCTGACCGGCAACGAGCTCGTCGACGAGGACTACGACGACGTGGTCGACGTCGTCCTGCTCTGGTGGCGGGACGGGGACGGAGACCTGGTCGACGCCCTCGTCGACGCGCTCACGCCGCTGGCCGACGGCGGCGTGATCTGGCTCCTCACCCCCAAGGCCGGGAGAGACGGCCACGTCGAACCGAGTGACATCGGCGAGGCAGCGCCGACCGCCGGCCTGTCTCCGACCAAGAGCATCAACGCGGCCAAGGACTGGTCCGGCACTCGGCTGGTGGCGCCGAAGGCCGCCCGTACCGGCAGGCGTTGAGCGACGTGAGGTCGTCCCCGCCCCGGGGCCGGGGCGGGGACGACGCGCGTCTGCCGGCCCTGCTACCAGGCCTGCGTCCCGGGTGCGGTTCGCCGTCGCGCCGGCCGTAGCGTCCGGGGTATTCCGTCACGTCCTGCGCGCCGATCCCCGCGCGCCCGGGCGCGTCCGTGTCACACTGGCACGCGAGGTGGTTTCGACCCGTGGGGAAAGGACGTGTCGATGGCGGTCGAAGTAGGCGATAAGGCCCCGGACTTCGAGCTCAAGGACCAGCACGGCCAGCCCGTGAAGCTGTCCGACTTCCGCGGCGACAAGAACGTCGTCCTGGTCTTCTACCCGTTCGCGTTCACCGGGGTGTGCACCGGTGAGCTGTGCGCGATCCGGGACGAGCTCGTGCCCGTGCTCCCCGACGCCGACGCCCAGGTGCTGGCCGTGTCCTGCGACACGATGTTCGCCCTGCGGGTTTTCGGCGAGCAGCAGGGGCTCGAGTACCCCCTGTTGTCCGACTACTGGCCGCACGGTGCCGTCGCCCGCGAGTACGGTGTCTTCGACGAGACCAAGGGCTGCGCGGTGCGCGGCACGTTCATCATCGACAAGGACGGGATCGTCCGCTGGAAGGTGGTCAACGCGATCCCGGACGCGCGTGACGTGAACGAGTACCGGCAGGTGCTCGAGTCCCTGTAGGAGTCCCGGGGCACGAGTGCCCCACGTCCGACATGGGGGAGAGATGCCCTGCTTCCGCTGCGGGGCCCGGCAGACCGACCCAGTTCGCGGCGTGAGCGCTTGGCGGCGTGGCGTTCGCGCCGGTACCCAGGTCCTGATCTGCCCCGACTGTCAGCAGGCGTACGACTGGACCCGCGACCTGGACCGCTGCGTGTCCTGCGGGTCCACCGCGCTCGTCCGCATCCT is a genomic window containing:
- a CDS encoding peroxiredoxin: MAVEVGDKAPDFELKDQHGQPVKLSDFRGDKNVVLVFYPFAFTGVCTGELCAIRDELVPVLPDADAQVLAVSCDTMFALRVFGEQQGLEYPLLSDYWPHGAVAREYGVFDETKGCAVRGTFIIDKDGIVRWKVVNAIPDARDVNEYRQVLESL
- a CDS encoding DUF3052 domain-containing protein, giving the protein MSATADHADELPNPAARLGLQPGQVVQELGYDEDCDEELREAIEELTGNELVDEDYDDVVDVVLLWWRDGDGDLVDALVDALTPLADGGVIWLLTPKAGRDGHVEPSDIGEAAPTAGLSPTKSINAAKDWSGTRLVAPKAARTGRR